A genomic stretch from Microbacterium proteolyticum includes:
- a CDS encoding LysR family transcriptional regulator — protein MASIDLDLLRTFVAIYERRSLTRAAGALNVTQPSVSYALGRLRGELGDPLFVRSARGMTPTARAEQLYTVARSSIDAIDDVVAGREFDPLTARSRFRVALTDMGEYAYLPPLMERMSIEAPGVSLDVVPIDVDAVDRWILSGEVDAAVSSAAPTGRTVTTDLFTETYVCVATWPDDLVGVPVEPAELATLRLALIDSSSGHDRVGRALDEAGITPRAVLRAHHFSTLPETLVRSGDAAIVPRRVAAMFARRWPLRARPLGELVESFDVRLFTNAAHHSTAGRRWFFTVLEDAVRAFAAESSGREDGTRGDPPTGAPPASRAP, from the coding sequence ATGGCATCCATCGATCTCGATCTGCTGCGCACCTTCGTGGCGATCTACGAGCGCCGCAGCCTCACGCGGGCGGCCGGAGCGCTCAACGTCACCCAACCCTCGGTCAGCTACGCGCTGGGCCGGCTGCGCGGGGAGCTCGGCGACCCCCTCTTCGTCCGCTCGGCCCGGGGGATGACGCCGACCGCGCGGGCGGAGCAGCTCTACACCGTCGCCCGGTCGTCCATTGACGCCATCGACGACGTCGTCGCGGGGCGGGAGTTCGACCCGCTCACGGCCCGCTCCCGATTCCGCGTGGCGCTGACCGACATGGGCGAGTACGCCTACCTGCCGCCCCTCATGGAGCGCATGTCGATCGAGGCGCCCGGCGTGAGCCTCGACGTGGTGCCCATCGACGTCGACGCGGTGGACCGCTGGATCCTCAGCGGAGAGGTCGACGCCGCCGTCAGCAGCGCCGCCCCCACGGGGCGCACCGTCACGACCGACCTGTTCACCGAGACCTACGTCTGCGTGGCGACCTGGCCCGACGATCTCGTCGGCGTGCCGGTCGAGCCCGCCGAGCTGGCGACGCTGCGCCTGGCCCTGATCGACTCGTCGTCGGGTCACGACCGCGTCGGCCGGGCACTCGACGAGGCGGGGATCACGCCGCGCGCGGTGCTGCGGGCGCATCACTTCTCGACCCTCCCCGAGACGCTGGTGCGCTCGGGTGACGCGGCGATCGTGCCGCGACGCGTCGCGGCGATGTTCGCGCGGCGGTGGCCCCTGCGGGCGCGTCCGCTGGGCGAGCTGGTCGAGAGTTTCGACGTGCGGCTGTTCACCAACGCCGCCCACCACTCGACCGCGGGTCGCCGGTGGTTCTTCACCGTGCTGGAAGATGCCGTGCGGGCGTTCGCCGCGGAGTCCTCGGGCCGGGAGGACGGCACGCGCGGAGACCCGCCGACCGGTGCGCCGCCGGCGTCACGCGCGCCGTAA
- a CDS encoding MFS transporter: MVSALAGGEDAARPGRSAIASFAVPAFRAYAASAQVAFIGSWMLGTSQSLLVLDLSGGSGAVLGITAAIQFVPLLVLGPVIGVLADRWGPRRLLIAGESTMALVGLAQATSLLLGIMTLPLALVLAAVYGLGSALESAMRPTVITEIVPARVLSNAVGLNTLFFQLGRLVGPSAAGFLIAGFGNGPSFVVGATALGVFALVLTRLPRRRDGHPDGDEAIPAGMGHAVHFVLTEPRLRLVFALTAVAGLISPNILSIATLAATQDFSAGATGVGLLGSALAVGTIAGAALTAVLGRVTPRSIAAAALGVCLLTAATGALPTFPLYAVGLVPAGIASMLLMAQGAAFVQLVTPRALRGRVNALFAMVTLCGIPLGSPVLGTLADAVGARSASVLAGAAVALALGFVLLALRGGLRRA, encoded by the coding sequence GTGGTGAGCGCCCTGGCGGGCGGAGAGGATGCCGCCCGGCCCGGGCGTTCGGCGATCGCGAGCTTCGCCGTCCCCGCCTTCCGCGCCTACGCGGCCAGTGCGCAGGTCGCGTTCATCGGCTCGTGGATGCTGGGCACGTCGCAGAGCCTGCTCGTGCTCGATCTCAGCGGCGGCAGCGGTGCGGTGCTCGGCATCACCGCGGCGATCCAATTCGTCCCGCTCCTGGTCCTCGGCCCCGTGATCGGCGTGCTCGCCGACCGGTGGGGACCGCGTCGCCTGCTCATCGCCGGGGAGAGCACGATGGCCCTGGTCGGGCTCGCGCAGGCGACGTCGCTCCTGCTGGGGATCATGACCCTTCCCCTCGCGCTCGTTCTGGCCGCGGTCTACGGCCTCGGCTCCGCGCTCGAGAGCGCGATGCGCCCCACGGTGATCACCGAGATCGTGCCGGCCCGCGTCCTCTCGAACGCCGTCGGCCTCAACACCCTGTTCTTCCAGCTCGGCCGGCTGGTCGGTCCGAGCGCGGCGGGGTTCCTCATCGCGGGATTCGGGAACGGCCCGTCCTTCGTCGTCGGCGCCACCGCCCTCGGCGTCTTCGCCCTCGTGCTGACCCGGCTGCCCCGCCGGCGCGACGGCCACCCCGACGGTGACGAGGCCATTCCCGCGGGGATGGGACACGCGGTGCACTTCGTCCTCACCGAACCGCGCCTGCGCCTCGTCTTCGCGCTCACCGCCGTCGCGGGCCTCATCTCCCCCAACATCCTGTCGATCGCGACCCTGGCCGCAACGCAGGACTTCTCCGCGGGGGCGACCGGCGTCGGCCTGCTCGGGTCGGCACTCGCGGTCGGCACCATCGCGGGGGCTGCCCTGACGGCGGTGCTCGGTCGGGTCACTCCCCGCTCGATCGCCGCGGCCGCCCTCGGCGTCTGCCTCCTCACCGCGGCCACCGGTGCGCTGCCGACCTTCCCCCTGTACGCGGTCGGCCTCGTCCCGGCGGGGATCGCCTCCATGCTGCTCATGGCGCAGGGCGCCGCCTTCGTGCAGCTGGTCACCCCGCGGGCGTTGCGCGGCCGCGTCAACGCGCTGTTCGCGATGGTCACGCTCTGCGGCATCCCCCTCGGCTCTCCCGTCCTCGGGACCCTCGCGGATGCCGTGGGGGCGCGATCCGCCTCCGTCCTCGCCGGAGCTGCCGTCGCCCTCGCCCTCGGTTTCGTCCTCCTCGCGCTGCGCGGCGGGTTACGGCGCGCGTGA
- a CDS encoding ABC transporter permease: protein MLSVIGRRLAIAVPLVLLVSLLTFLLVPLIPGDPAATILGNTATPAQLASLRDALGLDRPLFERYLDWLTAALRGDFGTSFYDHSPVLDTIAARIPVTLSLTLAATLLSLVVGVGLGVLAAVRGGLVDRAVQLVSVVGMALPNFWLALVLVLCLAIWVPIFLPSGYVPFEDDPNGWLRSLTLPTIALGLASATAIALQTRASLTDLARRDFVRILRAKGVSRTSIITKHLLRNASGPILTVTGLQFVGMLGGAVVIEQVFALPGLGSLIFASVSKLDVPLMQGVVVVMTLLVVAVNLLTDLVSAWLNPKLR, encoded by the coding sequence GTGCTCTCGGTCATCGGACGCCGTCTCGCGATCGCCGTCCCCCTCGTGCTCCTCGTCTCGCTGCTGACGTTCCTGCTCGTCCCGCTCATCCCCGGCGACCCCGCCGCGACGATCCTGGGCAACACCGCGACACCCGCACAGCTCGCGTCGCTGCGCGACGCGCTAGGCCTGGACCGTCCGCTGTTCGAGCGCTACCTCGACTGGCTCACCGCGGCACTGCGGGGGGACTTCGGCACCAGCTTCTACGACCACTCCCCCGTGCTGGACACCATCGCCGCCCGCATCCCCGTCACGTTGAGCCTCACCCTCGCCGCGACCCTGCTGTCCCTGGTCGTCGGCGTGGGGCTGGGGGTGCTCGCCGCGGTGCGCGGCGGCCTCGTCGACCGCGCCGTGCAGCTGGTCTCGGTCGTCGGCATGGCGCTGCCCAACTTCTGGCTCGCGCTCGTCCTCGTGCTCTGCCTGGCGATCTGGGTGCCGATCTTCCTCCCGTCGGGCTACGTCCCGTTCGAGGACGACCCCAACGGCTGGCTGCGCAGTCTGACGCTGCCGACGATCGCGCTCGGGCTCGCCTCGGCGACCGCGATCGCCCTGCAGACCCGCGCCAGCCTCACCGATCTCGCACGACGCGACTTCGTCCGCATCCTGCGCGCGAAGGGCGTGTCCCGCACGTCGATCATCACGAAGCACCTGCTGCGCAACGCCTCGGGCCCCATCCTGACGGTGACCGGCCTGCAGTTCGTCGGCATGCTGGGCGGCGCGGTCGTGATCGAGCAGGTGTTCGCGCTCCCCGGGCTCGGCAGCCTCATCTTCGCCTCCGTGTCGAAGCTCGACGTTCCTCTCATGCAGGGGGTCGTTGTCGTCATGACCCTGCTCGTGGTCGCCGTGAACCTCCTCACCGACCTCGTCTCCGCCTGGCTCAACCCGAAACTGAGGTGA
- a CDS encoding amidase family protein, which produces MGTASRRADRARDRPRPRLPASWTPRSAPTPAGSILVPAANCGVYGLRPTVGLLSRRGALPITLAQDTPGPLALRVAHLAAALGGMRPDSHRRYLDALRTDRLAGARIALCLAGPEADAQSAWADAVATLVNAGADLRPATTAIPVDGPSDLLVPAFDFRDSVGDYFDALPAGSPVRDFDALYAHYRDATPHEQPYGIDNIEASARVDLSADRALRNRLRADEHDAARRVLDHLREVDGVDAVLFPGPLATFLASKSGHPALALPAGTLPGGRPFALSLLATRPDDEQYLLDLAAAWEHLNGPTPSACP; this is translated from the coding sequence GTGGGCACCGCTTCCCGACGGGCGGATCGAGCTCGGGATCGGCCGCGGCCGCGGCTGCCGGCCTCGTGGACGCCACGATCGGCACCGACACCGGCGGGGTCGATCCTCGTTCCGGCGGCGAACTGCGGCGTCTACGGTCTGCGTCCCACCGTCGGGCTGTTGTCGCGGCGCGGAGCACTGCCGATCACCCTCGCACAGGACACCCCGGGTCCGCTGGCGCTGCGCGTCGCCCACCTCGCGGCCGCACTCGGCGGCATGCGCCCCGACAGTCATCGCCGGTACCTCGACGCCCTCCGCACCGACCGCCTCGCCGGCGCGCGCATCGCCCTCTGCCTCGCCGGCCCCGAGGCGGACGCGCAGAGCGCGTGGGCCGACGCGGTGGCGACGCTGGTGAACGCGGGAGCCGACCTGCGACCCGCCACCACGGCGATCCCCGTCGACGGGCCCAGCGACCTCCTCGTGCCGGCGTTCGACTTCCGCGACTCGGTCGGCGACTACTTCGACGCCCTCCCCGCCGGCTCCCCCGTCCGCGACTTCGACGCGCTCTACGCGCACTACCGCGACGCGACGCCCCACGAGCAGCCCTACGGCATCGACAACATCGAGGCCTCCGCACGGGTGGACCTGAGCGCCGACCGCGCCTTGCGCAACCGACTCCGCGCCGACGAGCACGACGCGGCACGGCGCGTGCTCGACCACCTCCGCGAGGTCGACGGCGTCGACGCCGTGCTGTTCCCCGGTCCGCTCGCGACATTCCTCGCCAGTAAGTCCGGCCACCCCGCCCTGGCATTGCCCGCCGGCACGCTGCCGGGTGGCCGCCCCTTTGCCCTCAGCCTGCTCGCCACCCGCCCCGACGACGAGCAGTACCTGCTCGATCTCGCCGCCGCGTGGGAGCACCTGAACGGCCCCACTCCGTCCGCCTGTCCCTGA
- a CDS encoding ATP-binding cassette domain-containing protein has protein sequence MTTTTPAPATDGTLRVNDLRVTYRKRGLFTPAYTAIDGVSFELKPGRTLGLVGESGSGKSTIGRAILGLTRVAGGHISYDGRDITHLPLARRREVSTQIQVVFQDPYSSLNPSLTVGDILTEPLLALRRMTRAEADGIVRGLLDRVSLPGNAVDRYPREFSGGQRQRIAIARALAVSPRLVVCDEPTSALDLTTQAQVLDLMAELQRDLGVSYLFISHDLAVVRQVSHEVAVLNKGRIVEFGPTRTVTETPADDYTRLLLAAAPVPDPRLQQERRLARRALLAGA, from the coding sequence ATGACCACCACGACACCCGCGCCCGCGACCGACGGGACACTCCGCGTGAACGACCTGCGCGTCACCTACCGCAAGCGCGGTCTGTTCACCCCGGCGTACACCGCGATCGACGGCGTCTCGTTCGAGCTGAAGCCCGGACGCACGCTCGGCCTCGTCGGCGAATCCGGCTCCGGCAAGAGCACCATCGGACGCGCGATCCTGGGCCTCACCCGCGTGGCCGGGGGACACATCTCGTACGACGGGCGAGACATCACGCACCTGCCGCTCGCCCGTCGACGCGAGGTGAGCACGCAGATCCAGGTCGTCTTCCAAGACCCCTACAGCTCGCTGAACCCGTCCCTGACGGTGGGCGACATCCTCACCGAACCGCTGCTGGCGCTTCGCCGGATGACGCGGGCCGAGGCGGACGGCATCGTCCGCGGCCTCCTCGACCGCGTCTCCCTGCCCGGAAACGCCGTCGACCGCTACCCCCGGGAGTTCTCGGGCGGACAGCGCCAGCGCATCGCGATCGCCCGCGCGCTCGCGGTGTCGCCGCGACTCGTCGTCTGCGATGAGCCCACGAGCGCGCTGGATCTCACCACGCAGGCGCAGGTGCTCGACCTCATGGCAGAACTGCAGCGCGACCTCGGCGTCAGCTACCTCTTCATCTCGCACGACCTCGCCGTCGTGCGCCAGGTCTCACACGAGGTCGCCGTGCTCAACAAGGGCCGGATCGTGGAGTTCGGCCCCACCCGCACCGTGACCGAGACGCCGGCCGACGACTACACGCGTCTGCTGCTCGCCGCCGCTCCCGTCCCCGACCCTCGCCTGCAGCAGGAGAGGCGCCTCGCCCGCCGCGCCCTGCTGGCCGGCGCCTGA
- a CDS encoding carbon-nitrogen hydrolase family protein, which produces MAQITLAAVQSEPVWFDLDGTTDKTVALIAEAAAHGARVIAFPETWLPGYPSFMWFGDEDYRAPFRQRYLENSLVAGSAQHRRIETAAREGRITVVLGLSERVGDELYMAQYVISDDGITTMKRRKLKPSAVEWDIFASGSGADLEVVDSSIGRIGALNCSENRRPLLRHALLSQNEQLHVASWPHFGLYPGFVPMSAEASMAASSQYAAEGGVVTLAPTIVAGAAYLELLELPEGESDRILSGGGSTRIFGPFGESIAEPLAPEADGILYATVDESLLHRDQEYDADPTSIVKPW; this is translated from the coding sequence ATGGCCCAGATCACCCTCGCAGCCGTGCAGTCCGAGCCGGTGTGGTTCGACCTCGACGGCACGACCGACAAGACCGTCGCCCTGATCGCCGAGGCGGCCGCCCACGGCGCGCGTGTCATCGCGTTTCCCGAGACCTGGCTGCCGGGCTACCCCAGCTTCATGTGGTTCGGCGACGAGGACTACCGCGCGCCGTTCCGACAGCGCTACCTCGAGAACTCGCTCGTGGCGGGCAGCGCGCAGCATCGGCGGATCGAGACGGCGGCGCGAGAGGGGCGCATCACCGTCGTCCTCGGTCTGAGCGAACGCGTGGGCGACGAGCTCTACATGGCGCAATACGTCATCAGCGACGACGGCATCACCACCATGAAGCGGCGGAAGCTGAAGCCGTCCGCGGTCGAGTGGGACATCTTCGCCTCCGGATCCGGTGCCGATCTCGAGGTCGTCGACAGCTCCATCGGCCGCATCGGTGCCCTCAACTGCTCGGAGAACCGCCGTCCGCTCCTCCGACACGCCCTGTTGTCGCAGAACGAGCAACTCCATGTGGCCTCCTGGCCGCACTTCGGGCTCTATCCCGGGTTCGTCCCGATGAGCGCCGAGGCGAGTATGGCCGCGAGCTCGCAGTACGCCGCCGAGGGCGGTGTCGTGACCCTCGCCCCGACCATCGTGGCCGGCGCCGCCTACCTCGAGCTGCTCGAGCTCCCGGAGGGCGAGAGCGATCGCATTCTCAGCGGCGGCGGTTCCACGCGCATCTTCGGACCTTTCGGTGAGAGCATCGCCGAACCACTCGCCCCCGAGGCCGACGGCATCCTGTACGCCACCGTGGACGAGTCCCTCCTCCACCGCGACCAGGAATACGACGCGGACCCGACCTCCATCGTCAAACCGTGGTGA
- a CDS encoding dipeptide/oligopeptide/nickel ABC transporter permease/ATP-binding protein, which yields MSTALSPAPAVPTVRTRRARPRISVPLVLALLWIAIVVIGAIAAPLLTPYDPVKQDLANTLALPTASHPLGTDGLGRDILSRLLHGGQVSLLGALLALVVAFVIGVPAGLTAGYFRGGRWDAISARIIDLLQSVPVIVILLTILAVTGKNVYTAMAVFGLIVSPVFFRLARDGAAATSAELYVDAAKVYGLRSPRIIARHVLPNVRNPLIVQATIVLSLALLTQAGLSYLGLASPPPAPSWGGSVADANTYINQQPWMLVPSGLVLVLTILAFTVVGDAVRDAIPGNAGTGRGVMVARTPLPADATPVDQRGSMLSVVGLSAAAGETPLLTDVSFELRRGEILALVGESGSGKTMTAMSIIGLLPTGVEATAGRIVLDGDDLLTLPESELRHVRGRRIAYIGQEPMVSLDPAFSVAHQIDESLRLHRTLDRRARRDEVRRLLAQVKIADVERVARSFPHELSGGMAQRVCIAMALAAEPELLIADEPTTALDVTVQADILELLRELCRERTMAMIIVTHDFGVVADVADRAIVMLHGRIIENAAVEELFDRPSHEYTAGLLAANPAMRGDEHAVWYADEEASTR from the coding sequence ATGTCCACCGCCCTCTCCCCCGCGCCCGCGGTCCCCACTGTCCGGACCCGCCGCGCCCGCCCACGAATCTCGGTTCCGCTGGTCCTGGCACTCCTGTGGATCGCGATCGTCGTGATCGGTGCGATCGCCGCGCCGCTGCTGACCCCCTACGACCCGGTCAAGCAGGACCTGGCGAACACGCTCGCCCTCCCGACCGCCTCGCATCCGCTCGGAACCGACGGCCTGGGGCGCGACATCCTCAGCCGCCTGCTCCACGGCGGCCAGGTGAGCCTGCTCGGCGCCCTGCTCGCTCTCGTGGTCGCCTTCGTCATCGGCGTGCCGGCCGGGCTCACCGCGGGCTACTTCCGCGGGGGCCGCTGGGATGCCATCTCGGCGCGCATCATCGACCTGCTGCAGAGCGTGCCGGTCATCGTCATCCTGCTCACGATCCTCGCGGTGACCGGGAAGAACGTGTACACGGCCATGGCGGTGTTCGGCCTGATCGTCTCGCCGGTGTTCTTCCGACTCGCCCGCGACGGCGCCGCCGCCACGAGCGCGGAGCTGTACGTCGACGCGGCCAAGGTCTACGGACTGCGCTCGCCCCGGATCATCGCCCGCCACGTGCTGCCGAACGTCCGCAACCCCCTGATCGTCCAAGCCACGATCGTGCTGAGCCTCGCGCTGCTCACGCAGGCGGGCCTCAGCTACCTGGGGCTCGCGAGCCCTCCCCCGGCGCCGAGCTGGGGCGGATCCGTGGCCGACGCGAACACCTACATCAACCAGCAGCCGTGGATGCTCGTCCCCTCCGGTCTCGTCCTGGTGCTGACGATCCTCGCGTTCACCGTCGTCGGAGACGCGGTGCGGGATGCCATTCCCGGAAACGCCGGCACCGGGCGCGGCGTGATGGTCGCGCGGACCCCTCTTCCCGCCGACGCCACCCCGGTGGACCAGCGGGGCTCGATGCTGTCGGTCGTCGGGCTCTCTGCCGCCGCCGGCGAGACGCCCCTGCTCACCGATGTGTCGTTCGAGCTGCGGCGCGGCGAGATCCTCGCCCTGGTCGGCGAGTCCGGCTCCGGCAAGACGATGACCGCCATGTCGATCATCGGTCTGCTGCCGACCGGCGTCGAGGCGACCGCGGGACGCATCGTGCTCGACGGCGACGATCTGCTCACCCTCCCCGAGAGCGAGCTGCGCCACGTCCGCGGCCGTCGCATCGCCTACATCGGCCAGGAGCCGATGGTGAGCCTTGACCCGGCGTTCTCCGTCGCGCACCAGATCGACGAGTCGCTGCGGCTGCACCGCACGCTCGACCGCCGCGCCCGCCGGGACGAGGTGCGCCGGCTGCTCGCGCAGGTGAAGATCGCCGACGTCGAGCGCGTCGCCCGCTCGTTCCCCCACGAGCTGTCGGGCGGGATGGCCCAGCGCGTCTGCATCGCCATGGCCCTGGCCGCCGAGCCCGAGCTGCTCATCGCCGACGAGCCGACCACGGCACTGGACGTCACCGTCCAGGCCGACATCCTCGAGCTTCTGCGCGAGCTGTGCCGGGAGCGGACGATGGCGATGATCATCGTCACGCACGACTTCGGTGTCGTCGCCGACGTCGCGGACCGCGCGATCGTGATGCTGCACGGGCGCATCATCGAGAACGCCGCCGTCGAGGAGCTCTTCGATCGCCCGAGCCACGAATACACGGCGGGCCTGCTCGCCGCGAACCCCGCGATGCGCGGCGACGAACACGCCGTCTGGTATGCCGATGAGGAGGCGAGCACCCGATGA
- a CDS encoding ABC transporter substrate-binding protein, whose product MPRPLRVTAAIALSLSVTAALAGCAGSSSASSTDELDIATTVSAVSFDPYLADSGPSIWILQPAYETLITKNVDGTYTPGLASAYEYLSPTSFQLTVRDGVTFSDGTALDAAGVVANLERVKTVSGPAIGNAAAIDTITATDAKTVLITLSAPFPAMEDLLSHNVGMMVSPADLSSPDLATEPAGTGPYVLDTDATVSGDHWRFVRNADYWGDASAFSYDALEYKYFTDPSSTLNAVRAGTMDIALGNTTTAEAAKSAGLQIVTQATDTWGLVLGDRAGTNQPALGDVRVRQALNYAIDRDAITKAVVGEYGSPAHQYFGTQTTGNVPALDDAYPFDPEKAKELLADAGYANGFTFAVTAVPGIHDAMVQAIQGYLAEVGVTMTIDQDGDFFANVQAAKDPAYALTYTQGDMYTTLAPIVTPTGVLNPYKSSDERINSLYAQAAASSDPAEQTSLYQQIAQIVSDDAWFLPVYYADVIVYASKNVEVKLWPGEGYPWIYAWSPIS is encoded by the coding sequence ATGCCACGCCCTCTCCGCGTGACGGCGGCCATCGCCCTCTCGCTCTCCGTCACCGCCGCCCTCGCGGGCTGCGCCGGGTCGTCGTCGGCCTCCTCGACCGACGAGCTCGACATCGCCACGACCGTCAGCGCGGTGAGCTTCGACCCGTACCTGGCCGACTCCGGTCCCTCGATCTGGATCCTGCAGCCCGCGTACGAGACGCTCATCACGAAGAACGTCGACGGCACCTACACGCCCGGCCTCGCCTCGGCGTACGAGTACCTCTCCCCCACCAGCTTCCAGCTCACCGTGCGCGACGGCGTGACCTTCTCCGACGGCACCGCCCTGGACGCGGCCGGCGTGGTGGCGAACCTCGAGCGCGTCAAGACCGTCTCGGGTCCCGCGATCGGCAACGCGGCGGCGATCGACACGATCACCGCGACGGACGCCAAGACCGTCCTCATCACGCTGTCGGCGCCCTTCCCCGCGATGGAAGACCTCCTGTCGCACAACGTGGGCATGATGGTCAGCCCGGCCGACCTCAGCAGCCCGGACCTCGCCACCGAGCCGGCGGGCACCGGCCCGTACGTGCTCGACACCGACGCCACCGTGTCGGGTGACCACTGGCGCTTCGTCCGCAACGCGGACTACTGGGGCGATGCCTCGGCCTTCTCGTACGACGCGTTGGAGTACAAGTACTTCACCGACCCGTCGTCGACGCTGAACGCGGTGCGCGCGGGCACGATGGACATCGCCCTCGGCAACACGACGACGGCCGAGGCGGCGAAGTCGGCGGGGCTGCAGATCGTCACGCAGGCCACCGACACCTGGGGACTCGTCCTCGGCGACCGCGCCGGCACCAATCAGCCGGCTCTCGGCGACGTCCGCGTGCGCCAGGCCCTGAACTACGCGATCGACCGCGACGCGATCACGAAGGCGGTCGTCGGCGAGTACGGCAGCCCCGCGCACCAGTACTTCGGAACCCAGACCACCGGCAACGTCCCGGCTCTCGACGACGCCTACCCGTTCGACCCCGAGAAGGCGAAGGAACTGCTGGCCGACGCCGGGTACGCGAACGGCTTCACGTTCGCCGTCACCGCGGTCCCCGGCATCCACGACGCCATGGTCCAGGCCATCCAGGGGTACCTCGCCGAGGTCGGGGTGACGATGACCATCGACCAGGACGGCGACTTCTTCGCCAACGTGCAGGCCGCGAAAGACCCCGCGTACGCCCTGACGTACACCCAGGGTGACATGTACACGACGCTGGCCCCCATCGTCACCCCGACGGGCGTGCTCAACCCCTACAAGTCGTCGGACGAGCGGATCAACAGCCTGTACGCCCAGGCCGCCGCGTCGAGCGACCCCGCCGAGCAGACGTCGCTGTACCAGCAGATCGCCCAGATCGTCTCGGACGACGCGTGGTTCCTGCCGGTGTACTACGCCGACGTGATCGTCTACGCCTCGAAGAACGTCGAGGTGAAGCTGTGGCCCGGCGAGGGCTACCCCTGGATCTACGCCTGGTCGCCGATCTCCTGA
- a CDS encoding lactate/malate family dehydrogenase, whose translation MTQTWSPRRVAILGASGLTGAGLAHQLSLSDDYDEILLFDLKQNVLQAHAIDMREAQIVAGRTRARLVVVPLDRAAEQEPVDLVVFAASLPETPDGTREAFLQGNLGVLDAVRPAIEALAGETGLVMIVTNPADVLATCLAHTSGIHPARIFGYCLNDSARFIAAISRELQVDPGRLDALVIGEHGDGQVLVWSGVTLDGAPLALDAAQRARIDADARGWFRRWSDLRPGRSSGWTTPVGSARTIAQLAAGVPVPVAVWRRDGDSNDSHTTLLAVVRDGAVVPTPLDYLDDAERAAVDEASAALADKALRAAALTH comes from the coding sequence ATGACGCAGACATGGTCGCCGCGGCGCGTCGCGATCCTCGGGGCATCCGGTCTCACCGGTGCGGGCCTCGCCCATCAGCTCTCGCTCAGCGACGACTACGACGAGATCCTGCTGTTCGACCTCAAGCAGAACGTGCTGCAGGCGCACGCGATCGACATGCGCGAAGCGCAGATCGTCGCGGGACGCACGCGGGCCCGGCTCGTCGTCGTGCCGCTCGACCGCGCGGCCGAGCAGGAGCCCGTCGACCTCGTGGTGTTCGCCGCTTCGCTCCCCGAGACGCCGGACGGAACACGGGAAGCGTTCCTGCAGGGCAACCTCGGGGTGCTCGACGCGGTGCGTCCCGCCATCGAGGCGCTCGCGGGCGAGACGGGCCTCGTCATGATCGTCACCAACCCCGCCGATGTGCTGGCCACCTGCCTCGCGCACACCAGCGGCATCCACCCCGCGCGGATCTTCGGCTACTGCCTCAACGACAGCGCCCGCTTCATCGCCGCGATCTCGCGGGAGCTGCAGGTGGACCCGGGCCGCCTCGACGCCCTCGTGATCGGCGAGCACGGCGACGGTCAGGTGCTCGTGTGGAGCGGTGTCACCCTCGACGGCGCTCCGCTCGCCCTCGACGCCGCGCAGCGCGCGCGGATCGACGCCGACGCCCGCGGCTGGTTCCGCCGGTGGTCCGACCTGCGGCCGGGCCGCAGCTCCGGGTGGACCACGCCGGTGGGCTCCGCCCGCACGATCGCGCAGCTCGCCGCCGGCGTGCCGGTGCCGGTCGCGGTGTGGCGACGCGACGGCGACAGTAACGACTCGCACACGACGTTGCTCGCCGTCGTGCGCGACGGCGCGGTCGTTCCCACGCCACTGGACTACCTCGACGACGCCGAACGCGCCGCCGTCGACGAGGCCTCCGCGGCCCTCGCCGACAAGGCCCTGCGCGCCGCCGCACTCACGCACTGA